In Candidatus Cloacimonadota bacterium, a single genomic region encodes these proteins:
- the typA gene encoding translational GTPase TypA: MHKIKNMAIIAHVDHGKTTLVDAMLRQTGVFRSNEAVVERVMDSNAIEKERGITIFSKCASLTYNGYRINLVDTPGHSDFGGEVQRIMKMVDSVLLLVDAFEGPMPQTKYVLKNALDLGLKPIVVINKIDRANARPHDVLDMIFELFLELNAQPEQLDFPVIYASGKDGYAIAEIGDPALNIFPLLDLVIDKVPNARGDRQRGFQMLVSAIEYDQYLGKLGTGKVHSGTLRPGDEVLLIKRDGGQLIYKVTNLFNYHGLHKKEIKLAHAGDIVTIAGLERIDIGETVSTKDNPVPLPSISIDEPTIAVEFLINNSPFMGRCGKWLTSSKIWERLQKELQTNVSLVVERTGSADTFVVKGRGELQLTILMENMRREGYEFQISKPRVLFKEVDGKLLEPMELAVVEVSQEFVGAVIDMMGVRKGELVSMTPAVDGYARLDFKIPARGLIGCRNEFLTETRGTGIMTQCFCGYEPFKGEISGSAHGSLVALETGTALGYSLNAFQPRGTFFIHPNTEVYAGMVVGQHSKEKDLVINVCRGKKLTNNRAAGKDDAINLIPPRVFSLEQAMEYVGDDELLEITPDSIRLRKKILHHTDRKRAENAS, from the coding sequence ATGCACAAGATAAAAAACATGGCCATCATCGCCCACGTGGACCACGGCAAAACCACCCTGGTGGACGCCATGCTCCGCCAGACCGGCGTGTTCCGCAGCAACGAAGCCGTGGTCGAGCGCGTGATGGATTCCAACGCCATCGAAAAAGAGCGCGGCATCACCATCTTTTCCAAATGCGCCTCCCTCACCTACAACGGCTACCGGATCAATCTGGTGGATACCCCCGGCCACTCCGACTTCGGCGGCGAGGTGCAGCGCATCATGAAGATGGTGGATTCCGTGCTGCTGCTGGTGGACGCCTTTGAAGGCCCCATGCCCCAGACCAAGTATGTGCTCAAAAACGCTCTGGACCTGGGCCTCAAACCCATCGTGGTGATCAACAAGATCGACCGCGCCAACGCCCGTCCCCACGATGTGCTGGACATGATCTTCGAACTCTTCCTGGAACTCAACGCCCAGCCCGAACAGCTGGATTTCCCCGTGATCTACGCCTCCGGCAAGGACGGCTACGCCATCGCCGAGATCGGCGACCCCGCCCTGAACATCTTTCCCCTGCTGGACCTGGTGATAGACAAGGTCCCCAACGCCAGAGGCGACCGCCAGCGCGGCTTTCAGATGCTGGTTTCCGCCATCGAGTATGACCAGTATCTGGGCAAGCTCGGCACCGGCAAGGTCCACAGCGGCACCCTCCGCCCCGGCGACGAAGTGCTGCTGATCAAACGCGACGGCGGCCAGCTGATCTACAAGGTCACCAACCTCTTCAACTACCACGGCCTCCACAAAAAAGAGATCAAACTTGCCCACGCCGGCGACATCGTCACCATCGCCGGACTGGAGCGCATCGACATCGGCGAAACCGTCTCCACCAAAGACAATCCCGTCCCCCTGCCCAGCATCAGCATCGACGAGCCCACCATCGCCGTGGAATTTCTGATCAACAATTCACCTTTCATGGGCCGCTGTGGCAAATGGCTCACCTCCAGCAAGATCTGGGAACGCCTGCAGAAAGAGCTGCAGACCAACGTCTCCCTCGTGGTGGAGAGGACTGGCTCCGCGGACACCTTCGTGGTGAAGGGCCGGGGCGAATTGCAGCTGACCATTCTGATGGAAAACATGCGCCGCGAGGGCTATGAGTTTCAAATTTCCAAACCCCGCGTGCTCTTCAAGGAAGTGGATGGCAAACTGCTGGAACCCATGGAACTGGCGGTGGTGGAGGTAAGCCAGGAATTCGTGGGCGCCGTGATCGACATGATGGGTGTCCGCAAAGGCGAACTGGTGAGCATGACCCCCGCCGTGGACGGTTATGCCCGCCTCGATTTCAAGATCCCGGCCCGCGGCCTCATCGGCTGCCGCAACGAATTTCTCACCGAAACCCGCGGCACCGGCATCATGACCCAGTGCTTCTGCGGCTATGAACCCTTCAAAGGCGAGATCAGCGGCTCCGCCCACGGCTCGCTGGTGGCGCTGGAGACCGGCACCGCCCTCGGTTATTCCCTGAACGCCTTCCAACCCCGCGGAACCTTCTTCATCCATCCCAACACCGAGGTTTACGCCGGTATGGTGGTGGGCCAGCACAGCAAGGAAAAAGACCTCGTGATCAACGTCTGCCGCGGCAAAAAACTCACCAACAACCGCGCCGCAGGCAAAGATGACGCCATCAACCTCATCCCCCCGCGTGTCTTCAGCCTCGAACAGGCCATGGAATACGTGGGCGACGACGAACTGCTGGAAATCACTCCGGACAGCATCCGCCTGCGCAAAAAGATACTCCACCACACCGACCGCAAACGCGCCGAAAACGCGTCCTGA
- a CDS encoding ATP-binding cassette domain-containing protein codes for MQFIQLNTIHYTYPDQYQPVLAGVSLVVAEGEKIALIGKNGCGKTTLLRIILGELSPTRGRISYPTSRPTISYLPQDIRVSAPLSVRDFLLQVRPRQFEMLTRIDTLSSAENLSPSAGIELASLWQEYNDQNTADWENEVHSILLELDLLPLAEQRCATLSGGESTRLQLAALLLEKPDILILDEPTNHLDSEQLLWFEDWMLDYGGAVLFVSHDRVFIDHTATKIAELEAGQLELRAGNYQSFVRDRQQLKDHQMVQYRERQRLLRQLCEASRKRRAWASSFQKETRGEGGGHVFELITNPARTQMQQARNIENRIKMLTERYPVEKPHQDKLRHLAFEQVQVADRELINVAGMGFRYQESWIFRDFYLHLNGAEKLWLAGPNGSGKTTLLRLLQGSLDPCEGSISRANRLRIGCFEQDLSRFDPHALVLDFLKASGKEESQIRTLMGCIGLKTDLAFARTGSLSWGERAKLQLLRLLLAEYNVLLLDEPTNHLDIRSREMLEESLDNFTGAMVFVSHDRAFISRLATRKVELSEAPGLRS; via the coding sequence ATGCAGTTCATTCAGCTCAACACCATCCACTACACCTACCCGGACCAGTATCAGCCCGTCCTCGCGGGCGTAAGCTTGGTGGTCGCCGAGGGGGAAAAGATCGCCCTGATCGGCAAGAACGGCTGCGGCAAGACCACCCTGCTGCGGATCATATTGGGTGAACTATCCCCCACACGAGGCCGCATCAGCTATCCAACCTCTCGCCCCACAATATCTTATCTTCCCCAGGACATCCGCGTCTCCGCGCCCCTCAGCGTTCGCGATTTTCTGCTGCAGGTTCGGCCCCGGCAATTTGAAATGCTCACCCGGATCGATACTCTGTCATCCGCGGAGAATCTCTCCCCTTCCGCCGGAATCGAGCTGGCCTCTCTCTGGCAGGAATACAACGATCAGAACACGGCGGACTGGGAAAACGAGGTCCATTCCATCCTCCTCGAGCTGGATTTGCTGCCGCTGGCGGAACAGCGATGCGCCACCCTCTCCGGCGGCGAATCCACCCGCCTCCAACTGGCGGCCCTGCTCCTGGAAAAACCTGATATTCTCATCCTGGACGAACCCACCAACCATCTGGACTCCGAACAGCTGCTCTGGTTCGAGGACTGGATGCTGGACTATGGCGGCGCCGTCCTCTTTGTATCCCACGACCGGGTTTTCATCGACCACACCGCCACCAAAATAGCCGAACTGGAGGCCGGCCAGCTGGAGCTGCGTGCCGGGAATTACCAGAGCTTCGTCCGCGACAGGCAGCAGCTGAAGGACCACCAAATGGTGCAATACCGCGAACGCCAGCGCCTGCTGCGCCAACTGTGTGAAGCCAGCCGGAAAAGACGGGCCTGGGCCTCCTCCTTTCAGAAGGAAACCCGCGGCGAGGGCGGCGGCCACGTTTTCGAGCTGATCACCAACCCTGCCCGCACCCAGATGCAGCAGGCCCGCAACATCGAAAACCGCATCAAAATGCTCACCGAGCGGTATCCGGTGGAAAAACCCCATCAGGACAAGCTTCGCCACCTCGCCTTCGAACAGGTCCAGGTGGCCGACCGGGAGCTGATCAACGTTGCTGGGATGGGCTTTCGCTATCAGGAAAGCTGGATCTTCCGCGATTTCTACCTCCACCTGAATGGCGCGGAAAAACTCTGGCTGGCCGGTCCCAACGGCAGTGGCAAGACCACCCTGCTGCGCCTTCTGCAGGGATCGCTGGACCCCTGCGAAGGATCGATCTCCCGCGCCAATCGCCTGCGGATCGGGTGTTTTGAACAGGACCTCAGCCGGTTTGATCCCCATGCTTTGGTGCTGGATTTCCTGAAAGCTTCTGGCAAGGAGGAAAGCCAGATACGCACCCTCATGGGCTGCATAGGCCTGAAGACAGACCTGGCCTTTGCCCGGACAGGCAGCCTGTCCTGGGGCGAAAGGGCGAAGTTGCAGCTTCTTAGGTTGCTTCTGGCCGAATACAATGTTCTGCTGCTGGATGAGCCCACCAACCACCTGGACATCCGCAGCCGCGAAATGCTGGAGGAATCCCTGGATAACTTCACTGGGGCCATGGTCTTCGTTTCCCACGACCGCGCCTTCATCAGCAGGCTGGCCACACGCAAGGTGGAACTATCCGAAGCCCCCGGCCTGAGATCTTGA